Genomic window (Vigna radiata var. radiata cultivar VC1973A unplaced genomic scaffold, Vradiata_ver6 scaffold_332, whole genome shotgun sequence):
AAACTGTGATGCAATGCTAATAACTTGCATGTTCTTCTTGCAGGTTTTACAGTAAAATGTTGAAATCTGGCTGATTTTATCTCGGGTAGTTCTTGTGCTGGACAGGTAGGAAACTGTGTCTTCATCTTCTCGAATTCTTGAAAAATTCTATGTATATTCTTAGTTAATGAAAGTTAGCATGCTCTTGTTTGTTTACTTATACGAAGTAATAATAGTTAGATTCATCAACGTACTTTGTTAATATACACTTATCCCGTGTCTGAGATTATTTTTTAGTCTAGGGTTTTAGAGGTATGTTATCTAGATTGGGATCTTTGTTAGTGAAACGTGCATCTGTATTCGCTTATAAGCTCTAATTAAGGctactaatatattatattcattcaataattttgaataaataggATGGACAATATCCACATACAGTCTATATTTTGTTGTTGGCACCCAAGCATACTAGATTTGAagtttggataaaaaaaattgagtgtaTGCTTATTCAGTAAGAGCTTATCACCTCAGGGATGATGTTACGAACCCAAATGCCACAATAGCgattaacaaagaaaatagatcGATTATGGAAAACAAGGTCTATATTATTTCTGAAAACCGTAGGAAATTCAGGGGAATGAACATTCGCGCTGCCACTGAGCTAAGCTCCTTCAGAGTACCTAAGTTCTCTGCTCATAAAGAACTATTAGATTCTACTCGAAGCCCTCTatcccattcttcatttcaCATAATCTAGCGCCTAATGGCCTTGGGAAGTTGAGGTGCAAACTGCACATTTGAACCGAAATTCATTTTATGAGGACTCGACTTGGGATTGCTCAATCCAATGAAATTACTTTGATAGGTTAATGTTACAACTCTCCAACATGCGCTCCTTCTAGCTCCTTTAGACAATGTTTAACCCAACTTCTTTTACGCTTCTCTTCTGTCTAATGGGAAAGTTAGGCTGAAGACAAATTAAGAATATATCTAAAAACTAAAagtagtctttttttttttaatgatgggAAAGTTGAAATCGGACAGTAGAATATAACTGGAGGTGATTCTTCTAAGGAGATAGGAAGTAAAAAAGGAATAAGGTCAAATACTAACTTAACTTGTTTTGATAAACTAAACAAAGCTTGAAGGaggattaattattattttcacaagCTTTGTCAAACTCCTCATATTATAAGAAATGCTTCATAGAAACTCTTTCAAATTCTCCTTGGGTTTTGCTGTTTTCTTTTCTGGTTGAACGTTATTATCGGTATTTATGGTTAGATAATCAAATAGCTATCGTGTgtcaattaaaacttttatgttAAGGCGTAGACTCTTATGAGTTAACAATAATGTGTTGAGAAAATGAGTTGTCTTGCCAAATTCTTTTTTTGGGGAATCTTGGTAAACTTGCAGAACTATGAATATTGTATAAACTCTCAAGTCAATAAGCAATTTAGCGGCATTGAAATCAAATATAACTTTTGCCCCTCATTGAATCCAAGGTCAGTGTTGTATCCTTTGACTGTTTTTGAAGGCAACATATATGTAAAATTTCACTATGACTTAAATGATGTAAAGAAAATAACtctttttgaaatgttttcACTTTAAGAACTaatgtttttatgaatttaCATATGATTTGGTCATGTGTATTTTGACCTTATTCAATAATGACGTACTGTCTCACTGGTTtgttactttgttttattatgGAATTGAAATGTTGCATGATTGTTGTGTCAAGAGTACTAAAGTTATGCATATgccatgtatttttttaaatatatttttatattaggtAAACTGGTTCGGAAGAATAATCTAATTATTTGAGTAATTCTTCTGCCATAGTGAGGCTATGGATCACGAATCTGGCCAAGGATTTGATTCGGATGATAGTGACCTTGATATGCAAGCAGAAATTAGTGAGAAACACCAGAAATTAGATGAATTTTCAAAAAACCTAGAATTATGTGGAAGTGAAGATGAGAAGTTTGTCGAACTACCCGCAACAGAAATTCCAACAGATATAGAAGCTGTTGAACCATTCATAGGCATGGAGTTCAGTTCAAGAGAGGAAGCGAGAGAATTCTACATTGCTTATGGTAGGCGAATAGGGTTTACAGTACGAATACACCACAACCGTCGTTCACGAGTAAATAACCAGGTTATTGGTCAAGATTTTGTCTGCTCAAAAGAAGGCTTTCGTGCAAAAAAGTATGTACACAGAAAAGATAGGGTGCTGCCTCCGCCACCAGCCACTCGTGAAGGTTGTCAGGCCATGATAAGGCTGGCTTTACGAGATGGAGGGAAGTGGGTTGTCACCAAATTTGTAAAGGAGCATAATCATAAGCTAATGAGTCCCAGTAAAGTTCCATGGCGAGGATCTGGGAAGCACTTGGTTAGCGAGGTATGTCTTTTCTTGACAATGACAAATGTGACTAGAtgattcttaaaaaaaatgatttgtgATCTATAGTTGAATGCACAGTTCCCAAatccttttttctttgttctttgttATTCTGTTGTTGTCAAACGGATGAAATCCAAAAAGTTCAGTCTAACAGTGCACTTTTAGTGAACAATTTAAGTATGTTTTGATTGAACTGATAAGATCTTCACTCCTAGTGTCGTGGTTTGACATCAGTTTTGGGGGGATTGAAATAGACATATTAAGATAAGCTTGTCTAACAAATTGcaattaaattcttaattttggGTTGAAATTGTGAGTGCCAATTACTATAGTCCCTGAGTTTGCAAAACATTTATCACTTTGGTCTTTTATGTCTCGGCCGCAACCATTTTCTCATATTTTGCTGCCTTCTTATTGGTGTCTATGATTTTATCTATATCTTCCACCGGCCCAACCAAAACCTTCCGGTTAGCATTCCTGTCATGCAGGCTTTTAGTTATTTGAAGGCAGTGTTTACCATTGATTCTCCTAAACATCTTCCTGTATATTCCTTAGACCATAAGGGAGTGCTGTCAGTCTTGCATCTGGAAGATATGATAATCAGTAAATAAGATATGGCAGTAACTTTTAACAAACtattttggttaaaatttattaaagaaaacttttttaggtcccacattttttttttcaaaaaataaatgagtcacaccataattttgtagttttcataaattttaaccaATAATTGAGTATCTTGTTACGCTCCTCTTAGTAAATTATTGCATGACATTGACCGGtattgagaaagagaaaaaatggaagaaaatagcTGTGAATctgattgattaaattgttgaataacAAAGAAAGCATATCTCAAGCTGCTTGGATAAGTTTTTTGATGATTTCATTGTTAGTGCCGCAGGATGAGAAGGATAGGAGAATCCGTGAGCTATCACTTGAGTTGTACAATGAAAGGCAAAAGTGCAAACGACGTTGTGCTGCATATGAAGAGCAGTTAAATATGATTCTGAATGATTTAGAGAAGCACACCGAACATATTTCTGAAAAAGTTGCTGCTGTAGTACGAAGTATTAGAGAGATTGAGGAGGAAAAATCAGATTCAGATAGTGGGTAATTAGTGCTATTATAGCCTGTTTCCTCATTGGAGACATCCTGGTTGAGATTGTCAAAGCGACATTAAAGGCTAACATTATTTTGTCGGCATTTAGATGCGATTTGCTTGAAGTAGTGTGTTTTATCATGTACCGTTCAAGTTAAACTTCAGGCACCATATAGTTTACTCGGAAATTCATTCTCTGGTGTTTACCATTTCGTGGATTATGTTGGTTCTCAAATTATAATTCATACATGATTTATTACTCTTTCCCAAAAGCAGTGAGTATAATTTAGCCATTTCATTCTTCCTTTTGACAAATAAACTATGTCGATCCTTGGTCATCACGTAACCTTTTCCAAGTTGGTAGGATCGTGGTTTACATCAACTATCGATTCTACTTTCCCCTGCTCGCATTCTGCTTACGTATTTACTGATTATAGCTGGAATTTCTGGTTAATCatcacttttcaatttttaaataaggTCAAATTTATCTCCATTGTCAGTGTACAGGTATTATTTGGTGTTATCTTTTCATTTCGCGTTAGATATCACTTAAAAGATAATCATACTATGAACTTGAGTCCTGAAGGTTAAACATTGGGATAAGCTCATTAATCGCAAATGTGTACAAAACATTGTTTTCTATTCCATTGAAGCTGACTTGCGAACATACTGCCAAATAAACTTGCAGCTTGTAGCAGGACATTATTCATGCATATGCAGGCATTGCCAACTACCAAACATGCCAAATATTAGTAAGTAACTAATTAAAGCCATGTCATCTTATTTTCTGTGAATTTATCCCAAATCAACGCTGtacttgattaaaaaaaaaaaggtgttcaAAATTCAACAGAATCATCCAGCACAGTTTTGCAGAGTGAAAAATAGAATCTTTCATTATCGCCTCAAAACTTCAACAAACACAACATATTGTAACAGTAGCAGTAGTTCCCTGATTTCAATGTCCTTCCTCCGAAGCCAAGAAAAAAAAGCCTTGCATTACCAAAACAAGGCTCATCTCTTGTCAAGCCAGGTGCTAACCCTCCAAAAAGTCCATCGGAAAAAAtaacacacacacgcacacaatCCTGGACGCGTGCCTCTTCCAAAACCATAAAAACATGACATGCATGGTAAGTGGGAGGCACGAGCTCAGATTACACACCTAGAAGAAGATGAATGAGATGGGATTGGTCTAAATCTTATACCCTCccatgattaaaaaaaaaaaaaaaagaaccatCACAGATGTTGATGCTCTGGACTAATCTTCAGGAGACACACATGTATATATAACAGAAGTACCTGACATTCGAAGATTAATCCTAAATCATGTAACAATTTCTCTCCAGATTTATTTACAACATGGGAATTGAAGAATGGAACGTGGAAACCACAATCATTAGCTTCCAGAAAAACGGATCCGAAACACGAAAGCAAACGGAAGCAGATGGAGAAAAATCAAGTGAGAGCACTAAAGCCACCTCCTTTCATCATTTGCTTGAACTCTTTGTAATCGACCATCCCATCTCCATCGACGTCCACCTTCATGATCATCTTCTTGCAATCCTCCACCGTTCTTCCCTGTTTCAACCCGAGCGAGGACAAAACGGTCCTCAACTCTTCCACGGTGATGAAGCCATCGCCGTTCTGATCAAACACGTTGAAGGCCTCTCGCATGTCGTCCTCCTCGTCACGCTCGTCCATGATCGTCTGGTAGAGCTCCCCGAACTCGTCGATGTCCACACACCCATCTCCGTTAACGTCTATTCTCTCGATCATCACGGTCAGCTCCTTGTCGGGAATGAAAATGCCCAGATTGTCCAACGAGTCGCTCAGCTCCTTCTTCGTGATTCTCCCGTCTCCATTACGATCGAACATCTGAAACACGCGCTTCAGCTCGTTGGGATCCATTGAGAGTGAAATTCTGGTGATGGCactcgaagaagaagaagaagaagaagaagatggttgTGTTGGTGTTGGTGCTGTGGTGGTTGTGGAGGATCGGAACCAAGAAGGAGAGAGAATAGCTCGCACCTTCTTAGGAACCAGACACAGAAGAAATGGACGAAGGAGGttgtaaagaagaaaaaacctTAGCATAATAGTTGGCATCGGAACAGATGTTTGTGGTGCTTCGTTTCTTCGGTCAAGAGAGACTTTTGGCTTCTAAATAAAGACTTCTTTGGTTAGTTATATTTATCTTAGTTGCATTCATATATAACCAATTCCAACTACAACGACActtagcttcttctttttttccatGGAGTCATGCAAGAGCTTTATAGAATTAGTCTAACTTGTTAAAAAGTAGACTTAATTCTAACTTAATTTTCCACGAAATGGGTCTGTAAGATATGTGTAAAATCATATActcaataaacaataaatatcattaaaatacgTTTTAATCATAGTTTTGacattataataaaacatgatgaagtttaagcctaactcaaatCCACAAAATCGGTTAAGGTAAGGTCTATACctacttatattataaattgattttatttctagttgatgtgagaGTTCCAATATAACTaactctgaaaaaaaaaatgaaaaaatagaatatgttGAGtattatctaaaattaaaactcTTTTTACTTATTGTCTTAAGATTTTGAGTAGAGAGatcaatgttatatttttttaataaattttttttttcaatagactcctaaagttaaaattttattgactaTATCGagtatcatataaaataaaataaaaaaattattatttcagtCACTTGATCTTTCACGCGTTTTTCCAATCATTACAATAATCTTTCACTTTGTTATTACACTAATCTTTCAGGAATGATATTTTATGCAAGAGAGTGTTTGATAGAAAGTCGATATTTTGAAGTGCAGTGAAATGTAGTTGGTTTGAATAAAGAAACATAATAAGGATGGTTGTTGAAAGACGCGTTGACATTAAATAATGGTGTTGGCTTACCTGTAATTTGAGTTGCAGTGATTTTGATGTAATTAATGAAGtgattaataatataatgtgGAAGTGGTGCCAATGATACAATAAATTAACTCTCTCAATGGATCAGAGGCTaactattatttcttttttcctttgaaTTATTCTTCTCTTCCAGAGTACCCAATCACCTGCTAAAACCCTTCTAACAGATCTATGTATATGTTAatcatttaacttaaaaaactaCTAATACAGtgtaatatttacatttttacaaaaatatataaaaaattaattttcaatttatttgtattttaattttgggttgaatatgtttttttatcctttaacttttaaataagattagaattaatctatttttaaaattttgaactaatttaatttattaaatgaaaagaaacattgacgaaataaaagaaaaaggtgagTTAAATAAGGTTGTAATGTAACATAGAAAGAGGAGTTTGAAAAAGCAATGGGGTGAATGAAAGAGCGTTGATAACggatctaaaatataaaataaagaggctttaattattattattattattattactattattattattattttcagtgaCTTACACTCAAACACCTATTTGCGCGTGTTTGGTAGCCTGCTAACACGTGGCATCCTTTAATGTCTcctctcttatttttcttagcCTTAGTCTTtgtataaacataataatttagTTGGTGTATTACTTATATAATCTATGCCGTTTAGGCCCTTTAAATAAGATTAGtaggttaaaaatataattaatttaaatattcgattggaattttttttttttattatttttttttatcaatgtcgGAGAGAGGTAGCATTTCATATGAtccaaatttcaaatatatggACAACATTGTTCGTATCGATGAAAAGTTATCATGACAAAAAAGCCTATGTTATTGCACACTCGTAAAGGTAAGAATTTTATTGGAAATGAAATATTTGTAGTTATtgtagatacataaaaaaaaattgagtattttatgaaaaaatattaatgtaattaaaacGAGTTAAAGTTCGTAAACCAACTTAGTTCGTTACATCTTCAAGccaaattaagtttaaaaaaatgttttttaaattattggttctcaaatttcattatttaattggTGCACgaataatcatatattaaacaaataaatttatcgGAAATGCAAAATACCTTGTATAGAGAATACCACTTTTTGAGAGTGTGCCTTCTAGTAATTACCAAAGCAAGTATAATAGTGAGAATagaaatatttgtaatttctCTTATTAAATGGATATCTACAATGTGTAATGTAGTGAtgtgattatatataaaaaaataaataaatacttagaaaaatataaaaagtagtaaaaaaaaatccatataaaATGGAATGTTGGATGTTAATTTATTCCGGAAAACCaaatttgtaaaacaaaatcatgttTACGTGGAATTAACAAAAAAGcttgcaaacaaaaaaaagagagagtataTTTATTCCacaataaaacttaattaaatgtGATTAGTTTTCCAAAAAGGTCAAATTAGTTggaaaaagatattatttaaaagacaTGCTATTAGATTGAGTTTGTTGAAGAGTCTTCTAAAGTAAATGATTGGTTATAAATTACACTTCAAACATATGGCTCacctaaaaaaaatcaaaacattatttGGGAAGTACTTGAATTTACCTTTTAGAAACTTATCTGAAATATGATAATCTTAATGATAAAAGTTTAGaagtttttgtaatatttaattcCTTGGAgatattttcttgttttcgTAATGAATATATAACTTctacaataattaattactcCATTGTTGTTgcatatcaaaactaaaattgtaaaaaaattattaactataAGCACTCCTTTAATTTTTATcgcttttttaaaaatgttgacTATTAAAAAAAGCCACAATaaactgaattaaaaaatataaaatgaaaaattaaaccgTCGCCTGAGAGATTCGAACTCTCGCGGGGAAACCCCATGTACTTAGCAGGCACACGCCTTAACCACTCGGCCAAAGCGACAGTTGATGATAATAATTGCAGCTTAAAGTTAATAATTGAAAACACTATATGGAAATGAATTcaaatgaatatattaaatattattttatctaaatatttaaagttaattaaaaaaacacatttaattaaACCTttccaaatatttattttccatttttaggCGAGTCTGACATTCTCCGCGAGTTTTGGGATAAGATACTACTCACAtgttccttctttttctttttttccacttcctttaaagtaaaataaaaactgtttctttattttctccaAATTCCTTTTCAATGAGAGCTGTTGCGTGTCTTAATAATCTCTCTTAGCCATGGAAAACAAACCCTCataaagaaaaggaagttgCAAGAACATGATCCAAACCTTAAAGAAGTTCATGCTTCCTCGTACTATGGATTGGACAGTAGTTATAAATGGTGTCTGTTACCCACTTACAGTTAATGGATGTATATTGAGTTATTCTACCTTTCGTTGcttctttttcatttggaaCAAGAAGCTTATGAATATGTGTTCATCAATTACAGGAGCAATTTCTGTACACAATGTCTGATAGAGATTCAAAGAAGATAAGGTTGTCTGGAGGAAAGTCTGATATTCATTTATGCAATAAAAGGCACAAGACAGAGCAAGGTTTTCATCATAATAACCGTGGAGACGTGGAAACTGATGTTTGTTCAGAGGAGAAAGATTTCACTTCTTCACTGATAGAAATTACTTATGTGCCTCCTCTTTCTTAAGAAGCATGAAGAAATCTGTGACAGTTCGGCCTAGAAGATCCACACGGCTATTCTCCAAGGTGCTTCAACAATTActgcaataaatacaataattagtAACAGCTGAAATTTTTGTTGTAAATGATTGTTCTTTCGAAGCATACACAACACCGAAATTTGAAACCAATATACATGAATTCCCTGTACAAGAATTTTGTATGTTGTTGCTTCTGTTAGCTTTGTTTTGCAGCCTTGTTTTATGCGTCTGGACTATATTCTGAGCCATACACAACAccgaaattattaaaaaaagattattactataatatttgtataaaataaatttaaatatttggttTATGTATCTGAATCAATCATTATTATACGAGAGTGGGCCAACAAAATTAGTCTATAATTGTAAGTTAGTCTTTTGTTtcgattttatttatatttgcgTGCTTAATGtaagtgaaaaattaaataaatcaaaataattagaataatatcTTTTCGTAAGATATTCCtaatttggtccccttcttttaaaccttcccaattgagtctttatgagtcctaatttcaaacaaattagtctCTGATGAGGTGTTCAAATTTTTCACATTCTCTTCTggacaattttaacacctctgcacaattttaacacctcaaaaggagaattttaaccacgtaATCTactcacctctgcacaattttaacaccgttaacaatttttaacggcatggactaatttgtttgaaattagcactcataaggactcaattggaaagatttaaaagaaatggaccaaattgagaataccttacgaaaatcgGAACACCTAAATAGTTTTAACCTAGAATGAAATGTGTGAATAAATAcgaaaataagtataaaataataattttattaattattttaatattatttttaattatttatcaataataaaattatgttatattttgaatCCTTCTCCATATGTGCATGTGTgaagtcaattttttttctttattctcacCAAAATAAATTGTAGGCTACATTACGTTTACTCACCACACATTGTTATTCGTTCTTTGTTTAACGTGTTACCTTGAATTCCTCAATTGAACTTCTAATAAATATGTTGCTTTGTGGGCTCGAGGCAGAATGACAGGATTaacaataaatgatttttttattagaattgaggttaaaattttaacattcttcttaactaaaaaacaaacaacttaAAGCaaaatgatggaaaaaaaaaattccaatatCAAAATATGTAAACTATTTTGATTAGCATTTAATTAATGGTTAATGTTAAGTTGACAGGGTTTGTTTAATAGATGTAGTATAGTTGACTGACAAAGACTaagaaaagtaaacaaaatGCTATTTTTGTGTTTCATAGAAAAGTATAATTAGAAGCTAccaaaaaacttataataataataataataataataataataataaaaagaactgcgatatataaaacaatgagtttaataaaattgatgaaaaccaacaaaaatatatgaaattttggaTCCCCACGTGGTAATCACGAGGTTTATTAGGCCTGGAAAATGAAATACCGATCTACGAATACATGTATACATATTTTGGACTACgattattttaatcattctCTCGGGtgatattattatagttaaatttaatataaatattttctaaaaaataaaatatcttagtggtttcaattttttcattctcATTTCTTTAAAACTAAGAAACATGTtgcattataaatttaaatttttctattgGATATCTTGtattgttt
Coding sequences:
- the LOC106778452 gene encoding calmodulin-like protein 7, which gives rise to MPTIMLRFFLLYNLLRPFLLCLVPKKVRAILSPSWFRSSTTTTAPTPTQPSSSSSSSSSSAITRISLSMDPNELKRVFQMFDRNGDGRITKKELSDSLDNLGIFIPDKELTVMIERIDVNGDGCVDIDEFGELYQTIMDERDEEDDMREAFNVFDQNGDGFITVEELRTVLSSLGLKQGRTVEDCKKMIMKVDVDGDGMVDYKEFKQMMKGGGFSALT
- the LOC106778457 gene encoding protein FAR1-RELATED SEQUENCE 5 isoform X2, giving the protein MDHESGQGFDSDDSDLDMQAEISEKHQKLDEFSKNLELCGSEDEKFVELPATEIPTDIEAVEPFIGMEFSSREEAREFYIAYGRRIGFTVRIHHNRRSRVNNQVIGQDFVCSKEGFRAKKYVHRKDRVLPPPPATREGCQAMIRLALRDGGKWVVTKFVKEHNHKLMSPSKVPWRGSGKHLVSECRRMRRIGESVSYHLSCTMKGKSANDVVLHMKSS
- the LOC106778457 gene encoding protein FAR1-RELATED SEQUENCE 5 isoform X1; amino-acid sequence: MDHESGQGFDSDDSDLDMQAEISEKHQKLDEFSKNLELCGSEDEKFVELPATEIPTDIEAVEPFIGMEFSSREEAREFYIAYGRRIGFTVRIHHNRRSRVNNQVIGQDFVCSKEGFRAKKYVHRKDRVLPPPPATREGCQAMIRLALRDGGKWVVTKFVKEHNHKLMSPSKVPWRGSGKHLVSEDEKDRRIRELSLELYNERQKCKRRCAAYEEQLNMILNDLEKHTEHISEKVAAVVRSIREIEEEKSDSDSG